In Geminocystis sp. M7585_C2015_104, a single genomic region encodes these proteins:
- a CDS encoding crossover junction endodeoxyribonuclease RuvC, giving the protein MIWLGIDPGLAITGWAILKEREGDTPLLVDYGIIETKECLPTGARLKEIEEDITAIVREFKPSHVVVEMPFFHSQVKAAGGVLQALGVIHLVCYREARLIPIFLHQASWKANLGNGHANKKQVAMILQQIFSLPHLPIDDSLDAIGIAYAGICGVRNNIR; this is encoded by the coding sequence ATGATCTGGTTGGGAATAGATCCGGGACTGGCCATTACCGGTTGGGCCATTCTGAAAGAAAGAGAAGGAGACACACCTCTACTAGTAGACTATGGTATCATCGAGACGAAGGAATGTCTACCCACTGGGGCGCGTCTGAAGGAAATTGAGGAAGACATAACGGCCATTGTTAGGGAATTCAAGCCCAGTCATGTGGTGGTGGAGATGCCTTTTTTCCACAGCCAGGTGAAAGCTGCCGGCGGCGTCTTACAGGCTTTGGGGGTAATTCATCTAGTGTGTTACCGGGAGGCAAGGCTAATCCCCATTTTCCTCCACCAGGCCAGTTGGAAAGCTAATTTAGGCAATGGACATGCAAACAAAAAACAAGTAGCTATGATTCTACAACAGATTTTCTCTCTCCCCCACCTCCCCATCGATGACAGTCTAGACGCCATTGGTATTGCCTACGCGGGTATTTGTGGTGTCAGAAACAATATCCGGTAA